From the genome of Nocardia mangyaensis:
GATGGAGGGGATGCCGGGGACATCTGGGCCACCTGGGAAAAGCGGCTCCGCCACCGCTGGCGCCACGGAGCTGAACCCAGCCACCGCCACCACCGCGGCACCTCGTGCCACCCAACCGAGAACGCGTTTGCTCACCATCGATAGTTGCCTCTCTGTCCGCCTCCCCGCGACTTCTGCCGGTCGTTGCGCACGGCAACAGCAGGGTGCCGGGCCGGCGGATGCGAGGAAGTCAGCTTGTGGGCGTGCCCGGCGAGTTACCCATGTACTCACGAGATCAGGTGGAGCGACTAACAAGCGAACGAGCTACGAAGATCATCGGCTACCGACACCGATTAACCAAATCTCTCCCCGGCAATTTGACCGAAAAGAAATACAAGAAAACCTGCCCGCACACAGAAAGGGGCCCGGTGCCAACCGGCACCGGGCCCCGAAACCCGCGAATCAGAAGTTGATCATGTGCCCAGCAAGGCCATGGATGGCCTCCTGCAGCGCTTCGCTCAACGTCGGATGCGTGTGCACATTCCGAGCCAGCTCGTTCACCGTCAGATCCCACTTCTGCGCCAGCGTCAGCTCCGGCAGCAGCTCGGACACATCAGGCCCGATCAGATGCCCACCGAGGAGCTCACCGTGGGTCTTGTCCGCGATCAGCTTCACGAAGCCGGTCGGATCGGCCAGGCCGTGCGCCTTGCCGTTGGCGGTGAACGGGAAGGTCGCGACCTTCACGTCATAGCCCTCGTCGCGAGCCTGCTGCTCGGTGAGACCGAAGCTCGCGACCTGCGGCTGACAGAACGTGGCCCGCGGCATCATCCGGTAGTCACCGAGCGTCAGCGTCTCCGCGCCGCCGATGGTCTCGGCCGCGACCACACCCTGGGCCTCGGCGACGTGCGCCAACTGCAGCTTGGCGGTGACGTCACCGATGGCGTAGATGTGCGGCACGGTGGTGCGCATGTACTCGTCGATCTCGATGGCGCCGCGGTTGGTGAGGGCGACACCGGTGGTCTCCAGGCCGTAGCCCTCGACGCGGGGCGCGAAGCCGACGGCCTGCAGCACCTTGTCGACGGTGACGGTCTCGACCGCGCCGGAGGCGTTGTCCTTGATCTGGACGGTGACCTTGGAGCCGTCGTCGTCGATGGTCTGCACGGCCGCACCGGTGGTGATGGTGATGCCGAGCTTCTTGTACTGCTTGGTGATCTCCTTGGAGACGTCGATGTCCTCATTGGGTAGCGCGCGGTCGAGGAATTCCACGATCCGCACGTCGACGCCGTAGTTCTTGAGGACGTAGGCGAACTCCATGCCGATCGCGCCCGCGCCGACGATGAGGATCGAGCCGGGCAGGTCGCGAGTGAGGATCTGCTCCTCGTAGGTCACGACATTGTCGGAGAGCTGGGTGCCCGGCAGCAGCTTGGTGGTGGTGCCGGTGGCGATGATGGCGTTGTCGAACGTGATCGTCTCCACGCCGCCCTTGGTGCGGGCCACATCGAGGGAGTTCGGGCCGGTGAAGGTGCCGAGGCCGTCGAACTCGTCGATCTTGTTCTTCTTCATCAGGAAGTGCACGCCTTTGACGCGCCCGTCCGCCACCTTGCGGCTGCGGTCGAACGCCGCGCCGAAATCGAAGCTGACCTCACCGGAGATGCCGAAGGTCTTGGCTTCCTTGTGGAAGATATGGGCCAGTTCGGCGTTGCGCAGCAGTGCCTTGGACGGGATGCAGCCCACGTTCAGGCACACGCCACCCCAGTATTTCTGCTCGACAATCGCTGTTCGCAGGCCGAGTTGAGCGGCGCGGATCGCGGCGACATATCCGCCGGGACCAGCGCCGAGAACGACGACATCGTAGTGGGAAGTCACGGCACCGAGCCTAACTCTGTTTCGAACACTTCACCCACCCGTCCCCCACATAGGTGAGATACACCCGACTCCTCCCTGGGCCCGGTGATCACCGGGCCCTTTCCGGGGTGCGCCAGACCTGCTGCGCGACGCGAGCGAAGTTGCCGTGGAAGAGGGCGGCGCGTTCGCCGGGGGTGAAGCCCCGGGTGGCGAGGAGGTCGTCCAGTCCACGGGCGCCCAGTAGTTCTTCGGGCGAGACCCATTGGAGTGGGCCCCATCGGGTGTAGGAGTCGGAGAACGCCGCGGGGTTGTCGCGGATCTCGTCGTTGAATTCCTCGCCGTCGAAGGAGTAGTCCGAGCCGATGCCGATGTGGTCGATGCCGACCAGGTCGACACCGTAGCGAAGGTGGTCGGCCATGGCGGTGAGACGGCCCTGATGGTCGTCGGGGTCGTTGTGGCCCAGGAAGATTCCGACGCCGTTGATACCGATGACACCGCCGGTCGCGGCGCACGCCCGCGCTTGGTCATCGGTGATGTTGCGCGGATGCTCCCACAGCGCGGCGAAATTGGAGTGGCTGTAGATCATCGGAACCGCGGTGTGGGTGGCGATGTCGAGGCCGGTGCGGCGCGAGCAGTGCGAGCCGTCGGCGAACACCCCCACCTCGTTGAGCTTGCGCACCAAGTCTTTTCCGTAGCCGGTGAGGCCGGTGTCGTGCGCGTCCAGGCATCCACAGCCCGCCGCGTTGGCGTGGTTGTAGGTGGGCAGCAGCGAGCGGACGCCGAGCCGGTGGAACAGCTCGACAGTGTCGAGATCGCCGCCGAGCGGCGCGGAATCCTCCAGGTCGAAGGCCAGGGCGATGACATCGTCGCGGCCGACATCGGCGAGGGACTCGACCAACCGGAACCGCGGATCGACCGCCGCCTCGTCCCGGAACTGGTGCAGCAGCGCCAGCGAATCCGCGGTGTTCTGCGCCGAGTAGCCGACGTTCACCGACAGGTAGGACCCGAGCGGGTACCTGGCAAGTTCCGCGATCCGCGCCGTCTGGCGCAGCGGCAGACAGCAGTGCTGTTCCCACAGCCGTGGCGGCACCGATCACCTCCGATTCTCGTTCGTGACCAGCGATTCTACGTTTCGCGGCCGTCCCGGAACCGGACCGACGCTAACGCGCTGCCCGATCTGTCCGATCAACAAGTAACTTCACCCACTGCCCGAAGGCGGTGCGACGTGCGTCGCTTCCTCATATTCCTGGCCTCCCTCGCGACCTGTGCGAGCCTGTCGACCCTGCCCGCCGCGGCCACCCCGTCCTCCTGCGGGAACAGCTGGGGCTCGCTGGACAAGCTCGCCTCGGACTATGCCCCGGCCACCGTGGGCGATGTCCGCGCGGGCCGCCACCACTGCTTCGACCGGCTCGTCGTCGACCTCACCGGTCCGGCGGGCGGCTACCGGGTGGCCTACACCGACCGGGTCACCCAGGACGGTTCCGGTGACCCGGTCCCGCTGCGCGGTGGCGCGTTCCTGCACGTCATGGTCCAGGCCCCGGCCTATGACGAGGACGGCAACAGCACCTACCGCCCGGCCGACCGCACCGAACTCGTCGACATGCGCGGCTACCAGACCTTCCGGCAGGCATCCTGGGCCGGTTCGTTCGAAGGCCAGTCCGGCCTCGGCCTCGGCGTCCGCGCCCGGCTCCCGTTCCGGGTCATGACGCTCGACGGTCCCGGTGCGGGATCGCGCGTGGTGATCGACGTCGCCCACCACTGGTGACCCACCACCCTGGCCGTTCTGACCTGGTCGGCACCTCCGCCCGCTGATGCGATCCACCACATCGGCAACAATGTGGGGATGACCGGCGTTGAGCAGAATGTGACCGATTCCTATCTCTGGCTCGAGGACGTGACCGACGAGGGCGCACTGGACTGGGCGCGCGCCCGCAACGAGGTGGTGGCGCGGCGGTTCGCCTCGACCGAACGATTCGCCGATATCGAGCAAGACGTACTCGCGATGCTCGACGACGACACCAAAATCGCCTTCCCCGGGCGGCGCGGACCGTGGCTGTACAACTTCTGGCGCGACGCCGAGCACAAG
Proteins encoded in this window:
- the lpdA gene encoding dihydrolipoyl dehydrogenase → MTSHYDVVVLGAGPGGYVAAIRAAQLGLRTAIVEQKYWGGVCLNVGCIPSKALLRNAELAHIFHKEAKTFGISGEVSFDFGAAFDRSRKVADGRVKGVHFLMKKNKIDEFDGLGTFTGPNSLDVARTKGGVETITFDNAIIATGTTTKLLPGTQLSDNVVTYEEQILTRDLPGSILIVGAGAIGMEFAYVLKNYGVDVRIVEFLDRALPNEDIDVSKEITKQYKKLGITITTGAAVQTIDDDGSKVTVQIKDNASGAVETVTVDKVLQAVGFAPRVEGYGLETTGVALTNRGAIEIDEYMRTTVPHIYAIGDVTAKLQLAHVAEAQGVVAAETIGGAETLTLGDYRMMPRATFCQPQVASFGLTEQQARDEGYDVKVATFPFTANGKAHGLADPTGFVKLIADKTHGELLGGHLIGPDVSELLPELTLAQKWDLTVNELARNVHTHPTLSEALQEAIHGLAGHMINF
- a CDS encoding dipeptidase, which encodes MPPRLWEQHCCLPLRQTARIAELARYPLGSYLSVNVGYSAQNTADSLALLHQFRDEAAVDPRFRLVESLADVGRDDVIALAFDLEDSAPLGGDLDTVELFHRLGVRSLLPTYNHANAAGCGCLDAHDTGLTGYGKDLVRKLNEVGVFADGSHCSRRTGLDIATHTAVPMIYSHSNFAALWEHPRNITDDQARACAATGGVIGINGVGIFLGHNDPDDHQGRLTAMADHLRYGVDLVGIDHIGIGSDYSFDGEEFNDEIRDNPAAFSDSYTRWGPLQWVSPEELLGARGLDDLLATRGFTPGERAALFHGNFARVAQQVWRTPERAR
- a CDS encoding AMIN-like domain-containing (lipo)protein, whose translation is MRRFLIFLASLATCASLSTLPAAATPSSCGNSWGSLDKLASDYAPATVGDVRAGRHHCFDRLVVDLTGPAGGYRVAYTDRVTQDGSGDPVPLRGGAFLHVMVQAPAYDEDGNSTYRPADRTELVDMRGYQTFRQASWAGSFEGQSGLGLGVRARLPFRVMTLDGPGAGSRVVIDVAHHW